A stretch of Ipomoea triloba cultivar NCNSP0323 chromosome 13, ASM357664v1 DNA encodes these proteins:
- the LOC116001368 gene encoding isoflavone reductase homolog: MGESGKMGKSKVVIVGGTGYIGRRIVKASLAQGHTTHVLLRPQIGLDIDKFQMLLSFKEEGARLVEASFDDHRSLVDAVKEVDVVICTMSGTHFRSHNILLQRKLVDAIKEAGNIKRFIPSEFGMDPARMGHALEPGRVTFDEKMEIRKGIEEANIPHTYISANCFAGYSCPNLSQLGSVLPPKHKLYIYGDGNAKVVYMDEDDVATYTMKTIDDPRALNKTIYLRPQENILTQRELVAIWEKLNGKKLEKISLSADEFLASMKDMDYANQVGVAHYYHIFYNCEWCEMQKSSDTLITAIRFLLTVYIMDIFFYQ, from the exons ATGGGAGAGTCGGGGAAGATGGGAAAGAGTAAGGTTGTTATTGTGGGTGGGACGGGCTATATTGGGAGGAGAATAGTGAAGGCCAGCTTAGCCCAAGGGCACACAACTCACGTACTATTGCGCCCCCAAATCGGGCTCGACATCGACAAGTTCCAAATGTTGTTGTCGTTTAAGGAGGAAGGGGCGAGGTTGGTGGAGGCGTCATTTGACGACCACCGGAGCCTTGTGGACGCGGTGAAGGAAGTGGACGTGGTTATATGCACCATGTCGGGAACGCATTTCCGTAGCCACAACATTCTCCTGCAGCGAAAGCTTGTTGATGCTATCAAAGAAGCCGGCAATATCAAG CGTTTCATTCCTTCGGAATTTGGCATGGATCCAGCAAGAATGGGGCATGCACTTGAACCAGGAAGGGTTACATTTGATGAGAAGATGGAGATCAGAAAGGGAATAGAAGAAGCTAATATTCCCCACACTTACATTTCTGCTAATTGCTTTGCTGGCTATTCTTGTCCCAACCTCTCTCAACTTGGTTCCGTTCTTCCTCCAAAGCACAAACTTTACATCTATGGAGATGGCAATGCCAAAG TGGTATACATGGATGAAGATGATGTGGCAACATACACAATGAAGACAATAGATGATCCCCGGGCCTTAAACAAGACAATATACCTAAGGCCACAAGAAAACATCCTTACTCAAAGGGAGTTGGTTGCTATATGGGAAAAACTCAATGGAAAAAAGCTGGAGAAAATCTCCCTTTCTGCCGATGAATTCCTGGCTTCTATGAaag ATATGGACTATGCTAATCAAGTAGGAGTGGCACATTACTACCACATTTTCTATAAT TGTGAATGGTGTGAGATGCAGAAATCGTCAGATACTCTAATCACAGCTATCCGCTTTCTTTTGACTGTTTATATAATGGACATATTCTTCTATCAGTAA